In a genomic window of Eriocheir sinensis breed Jianghai 21 unplaced genomic scaffold, ASM2467909v1 Scaffold411, whole genome shotgun sequence:
- the LOC126992178 gene encoding nuclear apoptosis-inducing factor 1-like translates to MSSPPRKIQRRPRFTEAEILALVEEVERREHVILGKHDMRAGVTESTKRYAWEEVCDCVNAVSHVERSVEELKRKFRDLKAQVKSKSAAEMKDMGATGGGPPANVEYSEAELVLLRMQAPIAATGAPYPDSEGQPLRKYLF, encoded by the exons ATGTCCTCTCCCCCAAGAAAAATTCAAAGGCGGCCTCGTTTCACTGAGGCTGAGATCTTAGccctggtggaggaggtggagaggagggagcacGTCATACTGGGCAAGCATGATATGAGGGCTGGGGTGACAGAGTCAACCAAGAGGTATGCTTGGGAGGAAGTGTGTGATTGTGTAAATGCTGTGTCCCACGTTGAAAGAAGTGTTGAAGAACTTAAGAGAAAGTTCAGAGACTTGAAAGCTCAAGTGAAGAGTAAATCTGCAGCAGAAATGAAGGATATGGGTGCCACAG GTGGTGGGCCTCCTGCTAATGTGGAGTACAGCGAGGCTGAGCTAGTGCTTCTGCGCATGCAGGCACCCATTGCGGCAACAGGGGCACCCTATCCTGACAGTGAGGGCCAGCCTTTACGTAAGTACCTCTTCTAA